Proteins from one Salaquimonas pukyongi genomic window:
- the rpmC gene encoding 50S ribosomal protein L29, with product MKASDVRVMTEDQLKDELLKLKKEQFNLRFQQATGQLDNTVRQRQVRRDIARIQTIAREKRAEAQKA from the coding sequence ATGAAGGCCAGCGACGTTCGTGTGATGACGGAGGACCAGCTCAAGGATGAGCTCCTCAAGCTGAAGAAAGAGCAGTTCAACCTGCGCTTCCAGCAGGCGACCGGCCAGCTGGACAACACCGTTCGCCAGCGCCAGGTGCGCCGCGACATCGCCCGTATTCAAACCATCGCCCGCGAAAAACGGGCCGAAGCACAAAAAGCGTAA
- the rpsQ gene encoding 30S ribosomal protein S17, which produces MPKRVLQGTVVSDKNEKTVVVKVERRFTHPLFKKTVRRSKNYKAHDEANSHKVGDTVFIEECAPVSKDKRWTIVQSQS; this is translated from the coding sequence ATGCCAAAGCGCGTATTGCAGGGCACTGTGGTCAGTGACAAGAACGAGAAGACGGTCGTGGTCAAGGTAGAGCGCCGCTTTACCCACCCGCTGTTCAAAAAGACCGTCCGCCGCTCCAAGAACTACAAGGCCCATGACGAAGCCAATTCCCACAAGGTTGGCGACACGGTGTTCATCGAGGAGTGCGCACCGGTTTCGAAAGACAAGCGCTGGACCATCGTCCAGTCGCAAAGCTGA
- the rplN gene encoding 50S ribosomal protein L14 yields MIQMQTNLDIADNSGARRVMCIKVLGGSKRKYASVGDIIVVSVKEAIPRGRVKKGDVMKAVVVRTAKDIRRADGSVIRFDGNAAVLVDNKKEPVGTRIFGPVPRELRAKNHMKIISLAPEVL; encoded by the coding sequence ATGATTCAGATGCAAACAAACCTCGACATCGCCGATAACTCCGGCGCCCGTCGTGTTATGTGCATCAAGGTCCTGGGCGGTTCCAAACGGAAATACGCCTCGGTTGGTGACATCATCGTGGTATCCGTCAAGGAAGCCATCCCGCGTGGCCGTGTAAAGAAGGGCGACGTCATGAAGGCCGTCGTTGTTCGCACGGCCAAGGACATCCGCCGCGCCGACGGCAGCGTCATCCGTTTCGACGGTAACGCCGCCGTGCTCGTCGATAACAAAAAAGAGCCAGTGGGCACCCGTATCTTCGGACCGGTTCCGCGCGAATTGCGCGCCAAGAACCACATGAAGATCATCTCCCTGGCCCCAGAAGTACTCTAA
- the rplX gene encoding 50S ribosomal protein L24, with translation MQKIRKGDQVVVLAGKDKGRTGEVVQMMPKEGRALVRGVNMVRRHQRQTASAEAGIVTKEAPIQVSNLALADPKDGKATRVGFKTTDDGRKVRVAKRSGEVIDG, from the coding sequence ATGCAGAAGATCCGCAAAGGTGACCAGGTGGTCGTCCTTGCCGGCAAGGACAAGGGCCGCACCGGCGAAGTAGTGCAGATGATGCCGAAAGAGGGCAGGGCGCTTGTACGGGGTGTGAACATGGTTCGCCGCCACCAGCGCCAGACTGCTTCCGCCGAGGCCGGCATTGTGACCAAGGAAGCGCCGATCCAGGTATCCAACCTGGCGCTTGCCGATCCCAAGGACGGCAAGGCGACCCGTGTCGGCTTCAAGACAACGGACGATGGCCGCAAGGTTCGCGTCGCCAAGCGTTCGGGAGAAGTGATCGATGGCTGA
- the rplE gene encoding 50S ribosomal protein L5, with translation MADTQYTPRMRKLYDDVVRQKILEQFGYANPMEVPRIEKVVLNMGIGESTADSKKAQKAADDLSLIAGQKAVVTRARKSIAGFKVREAMPLGAKVTLRKAHMYEFLDRMINIALPRVRDFRGLNPKSFDGRGNFAMGIKEHIVFPEIDYDKVDEIWGMDVIVCTTAKTDDEARALLREFNFPFRQ, from the coding sequence ATGGCTGACACCCAATACACCCCGCGCATGCGCAAGCTTTATGACGACGTGGTTCGTCAGAAGATTCTCGAGCAGTTCGGCTACGCCAATCCCATGGAAGTGCCGCGTATCGAGAAAGTCGTGCTCAACATGGGTATCGGCGAATCGACCGCCGATTCCAAGAAAGCCCAGAAAGCGGCAGACGACCTCTCGCTGATCGCCGGCCAGAAGGCCGTCGTGACCCGCGCCCGCAAGTCGATCGCCGGCTTCAAGGTGCGTGAAGCAATGCCCCTTGGCGCCAAGGTCACCTTGCGCAAGGCACACATGTACGAATTCCTTGATCGTATGATCAACATCGCGCTGCCCCGCGTGCGCGACTTCCGCGGCCTGAACCCGAAAAGTTTCGACGGCCGCGGCAACTTCGCAATGGGCATCAAGGAGCACATCGTGTTTCCGGAAATCGACTACGACAAGGTAGACGAAATCTGGGGCATGGACGTCATCGTTTGTACGACGGCGAAAACGGATGATGAAGCCCGCGCCCTGCTGCGCGAGTTCAACTTCCCGTTCCGTCAGTAA
- the rpsN gene encoding 30S ribosomal protein S14 — protein sequence MAKVSAVEKNKRRRRTVANHAEKRAALKKIIMDKSTPMEERFRAQLKLAQMPRDGSKTRIRNRCEVSGRPRAYYRKLKMSRIALRELGNVGKVPGIVKSSW from the coding sequence ATGGCTAAGGTTAGCGCCGTAGAAAAGAACAAGCGCCGCCGCAGGACTGTGGCAAACCACGCTGAAAAGCGTGCTGCGCTGAAGAAGATTATCATGGACAAGTCAACGCCGATGGAAGAACGCTTCCGCGCGCAGTTGAAGCTTGCCCAGATGCCGCGTGACGGCTCCAAGACCCGCATCCGCAACCGCTGCGAAGTCTCCGGCCGGCCGCGCGCATACTACCGCAAACTGAAAATGTCGCGCATCGCGCTTCGCGAACTGGGCAATGTCGGCAAGGTGCCCGGCATCGTCAAGTCGAGCTGGTAA
- the rpsH gene encoding 30S ribosomal protein S8, translating into MSMTDPLGDMLTRIRNGLMRGKNKISTPNSKLRARVLDVLQSEGYIRGYSQTDFDNGKSELEIELKYFEGAPVIREIARVSKPGRRVYASVKNIPSVANGLGIAILSTPKGVMADHEAREQNVGGEVLCQIF; encoded by the coding sequence ATGTCCATGACCGATCCTCTCGGCGATATGCTGACCCGCATCCGCAACGGCCTGATGCGCGGAAAGAACAAGATCAGCACGCCGAACTCCAAGCTGCGTGCCCGCGTGCTTGATGTGCTGCAGTCCGAAGGCTATATCCGCGGCTACAGCCAGACCGATTTCGACAACGGCAAGTCCGAACTCGAGATCGAACTGAAGTATTTTGAAGGCGCGCCTGTGATCCGCGAGATCGCCCGCGTCTCCAAGCCTGGCCGCCGCGTCTACGCGTCGGTAAAGAACATCCCCAGCGTCGCCAATGGTCTTGGCATCGCGATCCTGTCGACGCCGAAAGGTGTGATGGCCGATCACGAGGCCCGCGAACAGAATGTCGGCGGTGAAGTGCTCTGCCAGATCTTCTGA
- the rplF gene encoding 50S ribosomal protein L6, giving the protein MSRIGKRPVAVPDGVTASVDGQTVTAKGPKGELNFVVNEEVIVKMDDDGIKVDPRDQSKDARSKWGMSRTQIENIMTGVSEGFSKSLEINGVGYRAAMQGKNLQLSLGFSHEVIYEVPEGITVATPKPTEITVTGIDKQKVGQVAAEIRKYRGPEPYKGKGVKYADETIFRKEGKKK; this is encoded by the coding sequence ATGTCTCGGATAGGAAAAAGACCGGTAGCAGTTCCCGACGGCGTGACCGCTTCCGTCGACGGGCAGACCGTGACTGCAAAAGGGCCCAAGGGCGAACTGAATTTTGTCGTCAACGAGGAAGTTATCGTCAAGATGGACGATGATGGAATCAAGGTCGACCCGCGGGACCAGTCGAAAGACGCGCGCTCCAAATGGGGCATGTCACGCACCCAGATCGAAAACATCATGACCGGTGTTTCCGAAGGGTTCAGCAAGTCGCTGGAAATCAACGGCGTGGGCTATCGTGCGGCCATGCAGGGCAAGAACCTGCAGCTCTCGCTCGGTTTTTCCCATGAAGTGATCTACGAAGTGCCCGAGGGCATCACCGTTGCCACCCCCAAGCCGACGGAAATCACGGTCACCGGCATCGACAAGCAGAAAGTCGGCCAGGTGGCGGCGGAAATCCGCAAATATCGCGGCCCTGAGCCTTACAAGGGCAAGGGCGTCAAATACGCCGACGAAACGATCTTCCGCAAGGAAGGCAAGAAGAAGTAA
- the rplR gene encoding 50S ribosomal protein L18, with the protein MASNHSSTKRRATRVRRQLRKVAGDRPRLSIHRSSKNIYAQVIDDTKGVTVAAASTLEKDLRGDLKTGADSAAAAAVGKLVAERAVKAGVKEVVFDRGAFIYHGRVKALADAAREGGLNF; encoded by the coding sequence ATGGCTTCCAATCATTCAAGCACCAAACGGCGCGCTACCCGCGTCCGCCGCCAGCTCCGCAAGGTGGCCGGCGACCGTCCGCGCCTGAGCATTCATCGCTCCTCCAAAAACATCTATGCCCAGGTTATCGACGATACCAAGGGCGTGACGGTGGCCGCAGCCTCCACTTTGGAAAAGGATCTGCGCGGCGATCTGAAAACCGGCGCCGATTCAGCTGCTGCGGCAGCTGTTGGCAAGCTGGTTGCAGAGCGCGCCGTGAAGGCAGGCGTCAAGGAAGTGGTCTTCGACCGTGGCGCCTTCATCTATCATGGCCGCGTCAAGGCGCTGGCCGATGCTGCCCGCGAGGGCGGTCTGAACTTCTGA
- the rpsE gene encoding 30S ribosomal protein S5, producing MAQDRKPRGNRSRDDRDERDSEFVDKLVGINRVAKVVKGGRRFGFAALVVVGDQKGRVGFGNGKAREVPEAIRKATESAKRDMIFVPLRSGRTLHHDVDGRWGAGKVHLRAAEPGTGIIAGGPMRAVFETLGVQDVVAKSIGSSNPYNMVRATFDALKKQMHPKDIAAQRGLKYSTLQARRRDLIGSEE from the coding sequence ATGGCACAGGACAGAAAACCCCGCGGCAATCGCTCCCGCGATGACCGTGACGAGCGCGACAGCGAATTCGTCGACAAGCTCGTTGGCATCAACCGCGTTGCCAAAGTGGTCAAGGGCGGACGCCGTTTCGGCTTTGCAGCCCTGGTGGTCGTTGGCGACCAGAAAGGCCGCGTCGGCTTTGGCAATGGCAAGGCACGCGAAGTGCCCGAGGCGATCCGCAAGGCAACCGAATCTGCCAAACGCGACATGATCTTCGTTCCATTGCGTTCGGGCCGTACCCTGCACCACGATGTTGACGGGCGCTGGGGCGCGGGCAAGGTGCATCTGCGCGCTGCCGAACCTGGTACCGGCATCATTGCAGGCGGCCCGATGCGTGCCGTTTTCGAAACCCTGGGCGTTCAGGACGTGGTCGCCAAGTCGATCGGTTCCTCCAACCCCTACAACATGGTGCGTGCCACCTTCGATGCGCTGAAAAAGCAGATGCATCCCAAGGACATCGCCGCCCAGCGCGGACTGAAATACTCGACCCTGCAGGCCCGCCGCCGTGATCTGATCGGCAGCGAGGAATAA
- the rpmD gene encoding 50S ribosomal protein L30 — protein MADKKKTITVEQIGSPLRRPDIQRRTLIGLGLNKMNRRRTLEDTPAVRGMINKIPHLVRIVEEA, from the coding sequence ATGGCTGACAAGAAAAAGACCATTACGGTTGAGCAGATCGGCAGCCCGCTGCGCCGTCCTGACATTCAGCGCCGCACGCTGATCGGTCTCGGTCTCAACAAGATGAACCGCCGCCGCACGCTGGAAGATACTCCTGCCGTGCGTGGCATGATCAACAAGATCCCGCACCTCGTGCGCATCGTCGAAGAAGCCTGA
- the secY gene encoding preprotein translocase subunit SecY, which yields MASAAEQLAANLNFSSFSKATELKKRLWFTLGALIVYRLGTYIPLPGINPEAYAQAFNSQSQGVLGLFNMFAGGAVERLAILALGIMPYISASIIMQLMTSIVPSLEALKKEGEQGRKIINQYTRYGTVILATMQAYGIAIGLEGGQGIVTDPGWFFRITAVLSLVGGTMFLMWLGEQMTARGVGNGISLIIFAGIVAAMPGAVAQLLEQGRQGIIETPIILLILAAMIVLIGVIVFVERAQRRLLIQYPKRQIGMKMFQGDTSHLPLKLNTAGVIPPIFASSLLLLPLTVASFANNESLPGWLSVIAANLGRGQPVYLLLYAALIVFFAFFYTAIVFNPKDTADNLKKQGGFIPGIRPGERTAEYIEYVLTRVTAVGAVYLVIVCLIPEVFLSNIGISAFLGGTSMLIMVSVPMDTIQQIQGHLLAHQYEGLVKKSQLRGGKNRGGQRSGQKSGHRSGRNRR from the coding sequence ATGGCATCAGCTGCCGAACAACTTGCCGCCAATCTCAATTTTTCCAGTTTTTCCAAGGCAACCGAGCTTAAAAAGCGGCTGTGGTTCACCCTTGGCGCGCTGATCGTTTACCGGCTCGGAACCTATATTCCCCTGCCGGGCATCAACCCGGAAGCCTATGCCCAGGCCTTCAACAGCCAGAGCCAGGGCGTGCTTGGCCTGTTCAACATGTTTGCCGGCGGCGCCGTGGAGCGCCTGGCCATTCTGGCCCTCGGCATCATGCCCTATATTTCCGCCTCCATCATCATGCAGTTGATGACGTCCATCGTTCCCTCGCTGGAAGCGTTGAAAAAGGAAGGCGAACAGGGCCGCAAGATCATCAACCAGTACACCCGCTACGGCACGGTCATTCTCGCCACCATGCAGGCCTATGGCATCGCCATTGGCCTTGAAGGCGGGCAGGGGATCGTCACCGATCCGGGCTGGTTCTTCCGCATCACTGCGGTGCTGTCGCTGGTTGGCGGCACCATGTTCCTGATGTGGCTTGGTGAACAGATGACCGCCCGCGGGGTGGGCAACGGCATTTCGCTGATCATTTTTGCCGGCATCGTCGCTGCCATGCCTGGCGCCGTGGCGCAATTGCTCGAACAGGGCCGTCAGGGCATTATCGAAACGCCTATCATCCTGCTGATCCTTGCCGCCATGATCGTGCTGATCGGCGTGATCGTGTTCGTTGAGCGCGCCCAGCGCCGCCTGCTGATCCAGTACCCCAAGCGCCAGATCGGCATGAAGATGTTCCAGGGGGACACCTCCCACCTGCCGCTCAAGCTGAACACCGCCGGGGTTATTCCGCCGATCTTTGCCTCTTCGCTGCTCCTGCTGCCGCTGACGGTTGCAAGCTTTGCCAACAATGAAAGCCTGCCTGGCTGGCTTTCGGTGATTGCCGCCAATCTGGGACGCGGCCAGCCGGTCTATCTGTTGCTTTATGCCGCCCTGATCGTCTTCTTCGCCTTTTTCTATACGGCAATCGTCTTCAATCCCAAGGACACCGCCGACAATCTGAAAAAGCAGGGCGGCTTTATTCCGGGTATCCGTCCTGGCGAGCGCACCGCCGAATACATCGAATACGTGCTGACCCGCGTTACTGCTGTCGGTGCGGTCTATCTGGTGATCGTCTGTCTTATTCCGGAAGTTTTCCTGAGCAATATCGGCATCTCCGCCTTCCTGGGCGGCACGTCGATGCTGATCATGGTATCGGTGCCCATGGACACGATCCAGCAGATCCAGGGCCATCTGCTGGCCCACCAGTATGAAGGCCTGGTCAAGAAGTCTCAGCTTCGCGGCGGCAAAAACCGTGGTGGACAGAGATCGGGTCAAAAATCCGGCCACAGATCGGGGAGGAACAGACGTTGA
- a CDS encoding adenylate kinase: MRLILLGPPGAGKGTQAKFLVDAYGIPQLSTGDMLREAVAAGSDVGKQAKAIMEAGKLVSDDIMNAIISERISQPDCRKGFILDGFPRTLEQADALYHMLEGKGMEIDTVIALEVDDDALVERISGRFTCGNCGEGYHDKFKQPAKEGVCDRCGESDFKRRKDDNPETLRTRLFAYYKDTAPLIGYYHAYRKLRTVDGMADIGDVTKAIRAVLEA, from the coding sequence ATGAGACTGATACTGCTTGGACCGCCGGGAGCGGGGAAGGGAACACAGGCCAAGTTTCTGGTCGACGCCTATGGCATTCCGCAGCTTTCGACCGGCGACATGCTGCGCGAGGCAGTTGCTGCCGGCAGCGATGTCGGCAAACAGGCAAAAGCCATCATGGAGGCCGGCAAGCTGGTTTCCGACGATATCATGAATGCAATCATTTCCGAGCGCATCAGCCAGCCAGACTGCAGGAAGGGGTTCATCCTCGACGGCTTCCCCCGTACCCTGGAACAGGCAGACGCGCTGTACCACATGCTCGAAGGCAAGGGCATGGAGATCGACACGGTCATCGCCCTGGAAGTGGACGACGATGCGCTGGTCGAGCGTATTTCAGGCCGGTTTACCTGCGGCAATTGCGGGGAAGGCTACCACGACAAATTCAAACAGCCGGCAAAGGAAGGCGTTTGCGACCGTTGCGGCGAAAGTGACTTCAAGCGCCGCAAGGACGACAATCCCGAAACGCTGCGCACCAGGCTGTTTGCCTATTACAAGGATACCGCCCCGCTGATCGGCTACTATCATGCCTACCGCAAGCTCAGGACCGTCGACGGCATGGCCGATATCGGCGATGTGACCAAGGCGATTCGGGCCGTTCTGGAGGCCTGA
- the rpsM gene encoding 30S ribosomal protein S13: MARIAGVNLPTAKRAIIALQYIHGIGPKGAARIIEQAGIEPARRVNELNDSEVVRIREIIDAEFTVEGDLRRETSMNIKRLMDLGCYRGLRHRRGLPVRGQRTHTNARTRKGPAKAIAGKKK; this comes from the coding sequence ATGGCCCGTATCGCCGGTGTCAACCTGCCGACCGCCAAGCGCGCAATCATCGCCCTTCAATACATTCATGGAATTGGCCCCAAGGGGGCTGCCCGTATCATCGAACAGGCCGGTATCGAGCCTGCCCGCCGGGTCAATGAACTCAACGATTCGGAAGTCGTGCGCATCCGTGAAATCATCGATGCCGAATTTACCGTTGAGGGCGATCTGCGCCGCGAAACGTCGATGAACATCAAACGCCTGATGGACCTTGGCTGCTATCGTGGCCTGCGCCATCGCCGCGGGCTTCCCGTTCGCGGTCAGCGCACCCACACCAATGCCCGCACCCGCAAGGGACCGGCAAAGGCGATTGCAGGCAAGAAGAAGTAA
- the rpsK gene encoding 30S ribosomal protein S11, whose protein sequence is MAKEAGRVKRRERKNISSGVAHVNSTFNNTMITITDAQGNTISWSSAGMQGFKGSRKSTPYAAQVAAEDAAKKAMEHGMKTLEVEVRGPGSGRESALRALQAAGFYITSIRDVTAIPHNGVRPRKKRRV, encoded by the coding sequence ATGGCCAAGGAAGCAGGACGCGTCAAACGGCGTGAACGCAAGAATATCTCATCGGGCGTTGCCCATGTGAATTCCACCTTCAACAATACCATGATCACCATTACCGATGCCCAAGGCAATACAATCTCTTGGTCATCCGCCGGCATGCAGGGGTTCAAGGGCTCGCGCAAGTCCACCCCCTATGCCGCCCAGGTCGCTGCAGAGGATGCCGCCAAGAAAGCCATGGAACACGGCATGAAGACCCTTGAGGTCGAGGTGCGCGGTCCGGGCTCTGGCCGTGAATCGGCGCTGCGTGCACTGCAGGCCGCCGGCTTCTACATCACCTCCATTCGTGATGTGACCGCCATTCCGCATAACGGTGTACGACCGCGCAAGAAGCGCCGGGTCTGA
- a CDS encoding DNA-directed RNA polymerase subunit alpha codes for MIQKNWSELIKPNKLDIVSSSPTKAVVVAEPLERGYGLTLGNALRRVLLSSLQGAAVTAVQIDGVLHEFSSIAGVREDVTDMVLNIKEIAIRMEGDGPKRMVVRKEGPGVVTAGDIQTVGDVEILNPDLVICTLDEGTEIRMELTVDTGKGYVPADRNRAEDAPIGLIPVDSLYSPVRKVSYKIDATREGQVLDYDKLTLTIETNGAVTPEDAVAYAARIIQDQLSIFVNFDEPVKEEVQEEVQELAFNPALLKKVDELELSVRSANCLKNDNIVYIGDLIQKTESEMLRTPNFGRKSLNEIKEVLAGMGLHLGMEVPAWPPENIEDLAKRYEDQY; via the coding sequence ATGATCCAGAAGAACTGGTCCGAACTCATCAAGCCCAACAAACTTGATATCGTGTCGTCCAGCCCAACCAAGGCCGTTGTTGTTGCCGAACCGCTGGAACGCGGCTACGGCCTGACCCTTGGCAATGCGCTGCGCCGGGTGCTGCTGTCCTCGCTTCAGGGCGCAGCCGTCACCGCCGTGCAGATCGACGGCGTTCTGCATGAATTCTCCTCCATTGCCGGTGTCCGCGAAGACGTCACCGACATGGTGCTCAACATCAAGGAAATCGCCATCCGCATGGAAGGCGATGGCCCCAAGCGCATGGTCGTGCGCAAGGAAGGCCCGGGCGTTGTAACCGCTGGCGATATCCAGACCGTGGGCGATGTTGAAATCCTCAATCCTGATCTGGTCATCTGCACCCTCGACGAGGGCACGGAAATCCGCATGGAACTGACGGTCGACACCGGCAAGGGCTATGTGCCTGCAGACCGCAACCGCGCCGAGGATGCGCCGATCGGCCTGATCCCCGTCGACAGCCTTTATTCACCGGTACGCAAGGTCTCCTACAAGATCGACGCCACCCGTGAAGGCCAGGTGCTCGACTATGACAAGCTGACCTTGACCATCGAAACCAATGGCGCTGTCACGCCGGAAGATGCGGTTGCCTATGCAGCCCGTATCATCCAGGACCAGCTTTCCATCTTCGTCAACTTCGACGAGCCGGTGAAAGAGGAAGTCCAGGAAGAAGTCCAGGAACTGGCCTTCAACCCTGCGCTGCTGAAAAAGGTCGACGAGCTGGAACTTTCCGTACGCTCGGCGAACTGCCTGAAAAACGACAACATCGTCTATATCGGCGATCTCATTCAAAAGACCGAGTCCGAAATGCTTCGCACGCCGAACTTCGGCCGCAAGTCGCTGAACGAGATCAAGGAAGTGCTCGCAGGCATGGGCCTGCATCTGGGCATGGAAGTGCCGGCATGGCCGCCGGAAAACATCGAGGACCTCGCAAAGCGTTACGAGGACCAGTACTAA
- the rplQ gene encoding 50S ribosomal protein L17 — protein MRHGKAHRKLNRTASHRKAMFANMAASLIEHEQIVTTLPKAKEMRSIIDKLITLGKRGDLHARRQAIAKVRDVEQVRKLFDVLGPRYAERNGGYSRVLKAGFRYGDNAPMAVIELVDRDPDAKGAKDRARLEAMETEMETAEGAEA, from the coding sequence ATGAGACACGGAAAAGCCCATCGCAAACTCAATCGGACGGCGAGCCACCGCAAGGCGATGTTCGCCAATATGGCCGCATCCCTGATCGAGCACGAGCAGATCGTCACCACGCTGCCGAAAGCCAAGGAAATGCGCTCGATCATCGACAAGCTGATCACGCTGGGAAAACGCGGCGATCTGCATGCCCGCCGCCAGGCCATTGCCAAGGTTCGCGATGTGGAACAGGTCAGGAAGCTGTTTGACGTACTGGGTCCGCGCTATGCTGAACGCAATGGCGGATACAGCCGCGTGCTGAAGGCCGGTTTCCGCTACGGTGACAATGCGCCGATGGCGGTCATCGAGCTGGTCGACCGCGATCCCGATGCCAAGGGTGCAAAGGACCGTGCCCGTCTTGAGGCAATGGAAACCGAGATGGAAACCGCCGAGGGCGCGGAAGCCTGA